In Clostridium sp. DL-VIII, the following proteins share a genomic window:
- a CDS encoding response regulator, translated as METTFIIIDDDIAICKILEQTIIKNQLGRVLSILTTGKDAKDTVLKLNPDIVLIDLLLPEVDGIEIVRNTVNNGYKGKIIMLSQVEEGEMISNAYKSGILFYLNKPINMIETISVINNVRKQVELEKSISMIKSVIFPEKTFSNKEIKKGFEYSSEEKLLNIFSDINIIGAAGVDELKLVILHIVYKKKVNPSKPYQLKEIYMEVARELYGDALAAINCKAMEQRIRRTITKAMTSVASLGADDINNSIYKEYAASLFEIKQVKQEMKHVKHPSFSQGKINTKKFIEGILVKVVN; from the coding sequence ATGGAAACAACATTTATAATTATCGATGATGATATAGCAATATGTAAAATTTTAGAGCAGACAATTATAAAAAATCAATTAGGAAGAGTGCTATCAATATTGACCACAGGTAAAGATGCAAAAGATACTGTTTTAAAGTTAAATCCTGATATTGTACTGATTGATTTGCTTTTACCAGAGGTGGATGGTATTGAAATTGTAAGAAATACTGTTAACAATGGTTATAAAGGTAAGATTATAATGTTATCTCAGGTTGAAGAGGGTGAAATGATTTCAAATGCTTATAAAAGTGGAATACTTTTCTATCTAAATAAACCAATTAATATGATTGAAACTATAAGTGTAATAAATAATGTAAGAAAGCAAGTTGAATTAGAGAAATCTATTTCTATGATAAAAAGTGTAATCTTTCCAGAGAAGACTTTTTCAAATAAAGAAATAAAAAAAGGATTTGAATATTCTTCAGAAGAAAAACTGCTTAATATATTTTCAGATATAAATATTATAGGAGCAGCTGGAGTGGATGAGTTAAAGCTTGTAATATTACATATAGTCTATAAAAAGAAGGTAAATCCTTCAAAGCCATATCAACTTAAAGAAATATATATGGAAGTCGCAAGAGAATTATATGGTGATGCATTAGCAGCAATTAATTGTAAAGCAATGGAACAACGTATTAGGAGAACTATTACTAAAGCAATGACTTCAGTAGCAAGTTTAGGAGCAGATGATATAAATAATAGTATATACAAGGAATATGCAGCTTCTCTTTTTGAAATTAAACAGGTTAAACAGGAAATGAAGCATGTAAAACATCCATCCTTTAGCCAGGGAAAAATAAATACGAAAAAGTTTATTGAAGGTATATTAGTTAAAGTAGTAAATTAA
- a CDS encoding ATP-binding protein, with the protein MVSKIRVTAKTKICLKNTIVFSVLISTFAQIYIYPFNSRFVLGIGVIVIGLVFSTVENIYPLGVGVIAGVLTAFMRSIGSSIYSYNYSTEVIMQFIPAAIFYISYGILDTLFPLYKKNKSIPYLYLSLVCFDVIGNFMEIIIRNMISLETIKIIIITALIRASVQCLAFLIYNYQKLYIKKAEHQKRYAELNLMVSRIYAETFYLQKSTNDLNNVMKEAYNLYEITKGTSEFSTKALKVAQNAHEIRKNNDRVLRGINQLVENVEKTEYMSISEIFSIISDNTKRQIESINKSIYIEFKLEKDHHTKRYYDIFAILNNLIINAIEACKDNNVIKVTGEILEKDLLLMVSDDGAGIEKEVLPYIFNVGFSTKFNKDTGAMSTGIGLCHVKNLIEDLEGTIEVKSDIMRGTKFIVRIPTCNLQV; encoded by the coding sequence ATGGTGAGCAAAATTAGAGTAACGGCAAAAACAAAAATATGTTTGAAAAATACTATAGTATTTTCTGTTTTGATTAGCACCTTTGCGCAAATATACATATATCCCTTCAATAGCAGATTTGTTTTAGGCATTGGTGTAATTGTAATTGGGCTTGTATTTTCTACTGTTGAAAATATATATCCACTAGGAGTAGGAGTGATAGCAGGAGTACTGACAGCGTTTATGAGAAGTATAGGATCTTCCATATACTCTTATAACTATTCAACAGAAGTAATAATGCAATTCATTCCGGCAGCTATTTTCTATATTTCTTATGGAATTTTAGACACATTGTTTCCATTATATAAAAAGAATAAATCTATACCATATTTATATTTATCTTTAGTATGTTTTGATGTAATTGGAAATTTCATGGAGATAATTATTAGAAATATGATTTCATTAGAAACTATTAAGATTATAATAATAACAGCGCTTATACGTGCTTCGGTTCAATGTCTTGCTTTCTTAATATATAATTATCAAAAACTATATATTAAGAAAGCAGAACATCAAAAACGTTATGCAGAATTAAACTTAATGGTTTCAAGGATATATGCTGAAACATTCTATTTGCAGAAGTCTACTAATGATTTAAATAATGTAATGAAGGAAGCTTATAATCTATACGAAATAACCAAAGGCACCTCTGAATTTTCAACTAAAGCATTAAAGGTAGCACAAAACGCTCATGAAATTCGCAAAAATAATGATCGTGTGCTTAGAGGGATTAATCAATTAGTAGAAAATGTTGAGAAGACAGAATACATGTCTATTTCAGAAATTTTTTCAATAATATCGGATAATACAAAAAGGCAGATAGAAAGTATTAACAAAAGCATTTATATTGAATTTAAACTTGAAAAAGATCATCATACTAAGAGATATTATGATATATTTGCCATTTTAAATAATTTAATTATTAATGCAATTGAAGCGTGTAAGGACAATAATGTAATTAAAGTGACTGGAGAAATATTAGAAAAAGATTTGCTGCTTATGGTTTCAGATGATGGAGCAGGTATTGAAAAAGAAGTATTACCATATATATTTAATGTTGGTTTTTCAACTAAGTTTAATAAGGATACTGGAGCTATGTCCACAGGGATAGGGTTATGTCATGTGAAAAATCTTATAGAGGATTTGGAAGGAACTATAGAGGTGAAAAGTGATATTATGAGAGGAACAAAATTCATAGTTAGAATACCAACTTGTAATTTGCAAGTATAG
- a CDS encoding AzlD domain-containing protein has translation MNTYVWSVIIGGCVVTVLPRVLPITILSKMKLNKRVEEFLTYIPISILTALIAVELFTADNKFAIKGHSLEILAALPVILVAIKKNNLLLTVIVGVVSIAVLRFII, from the coding sequence ATGAATACTTATGTATGGAGTGTTATAATTGGAGGATGCGTTGTAACTGTACTTCCAAGAGTTCTACCGATAACTATACTATCAAAAATGAAGTTAAATAAGAGAGTTGAAGAGTTCTTAACATATATTCCAATATCAATATTGACTGCTTTAATAGCGGTAGAGTTATTTACAGCTGATAATAAATTTGCGATTAAAGGGCATTCTCTTGAAATTTTAGCAGCATTACCTGTTATATTAGTAGCAATTAAGAAAAACAATTTACTTTTAACTGTAATTGTTGGGGTAGTTTCGATTGCAGTTTTGAGGTTTATCATATAA
- a CDS encoding AzlC family ABC transporter permease produces the protein MELEKAQDNYLKMKKKNNTYYFIQGVKDCIPTLLGYLSIGITCGILSKSCGLTLWQAMGMSAFVYGGSSQFIASSMILSVVSVPSIVSTIFLVNFRHLFLSASIAPYFKKNSILKNLFIGALLTDETFGVASAKGLKNKKINNFWMVGLNIIAYINWVIATGIGVLIGSVIPDYKIFGLDFALTAMFIGLLISAIKGNLKVKKVIVIIITSVIVLIVSTQVVSTSVGVILSAIIGALVGVVIKE, from the coding sequence ATGGAATTGGAGAAAGCACAAGATAATTATTTAAAAATGAAGAAGAAAAATAATACTTATTATTTTATTCAAGGGGTTAAGGACTGCATACCAACTCTTTTGGGATATCTAAGTATAGGAATTACTTGTGGTATTTTATCTAAATCTTGTGGATTAACACTATGGCAGGCAATGGGAATGAGTGCCTTTGTATATGGAGGCTCATCGCAATTTATAGCTTCAAGCATGATTTTATCCGTAGTATCAGTACCAAGTATAGTATCCACAATTTTTCTTGTTAATTTTAGGCATCTATTTTTAAGTGCATCAATTGCACCGTATTTTAAAAAAAATTCGATTTTAAAGAATCTTTTTATTGGTGCACTTTTAACAGATGAAACTTTTGGAGTTGCATCTGCTAAAGGACTTAAGAATAAAAAAATCAATAATTTCTGGATGGTTGGTTTAAATATTATTGCATATATAAACTGGGTTATAGCTACTGGTATAGGAGTCCTTATAGGGAGTGTTATTCCGGACTATAAGATTTTTGGCTTGGATTTTGCACTTACAGCCATGTTTATAGGACTATTGATTTCTGCTATAAAAGGAAATTTAAAAGTAAAAAAAGTAATTGTGATAATTATAACATCAGTTATCGTATTAATTGTTAGCACGCAGGTTGTATCTACAAGCGTAGGCGTTATATTATCAGCAATTATTGGAGCATTAGTTGGGGTGGTGATTAAGGAATGA
- a CDS encoding helix-turn-helix domain-containing protein has product MNLNNIIAGNLKRLRSERQLSLGKLSEICGVSKVMLGQIERGESNPTINTIWKIASGLKIPYTTLIDEPIKTDLLITKEESIEFESLDKNYRVYCYFKCTTDRNFELFSVELDGNSKYESNSHGEKTQEYIVVYNGKLSLNIDNIDYVLTPGDSIVFDSSKPHSYANFNDEMIRMTIINYYL; this is encoded by the coding sequence ATGAATTTAAATAATATCATTGCTGGAAATTTAAAAAGATTAAGAAGTGAAAGACAATTAAGCTTAGGCAAACTTTCTGAAATATGTGGTGTCAGTAAAGTAATGCTTGGGCAAATTGAACGTGGTGAATCCAATCCAACTATAAATACCATATGGAAAATTGCAAGCGGGCTAAAAATTCCATACACAACGCTTATTGATGAGCCAATAAAAACTGACCTTTTAATTACAAAAGAAGAATCTATTGAATTTGAATCACTTGATAAAAATTATAGAGTTTATTGTTACTTTAAATGCACTACAGATAGGAACTTCGAATTATTCAGTGTAGAATTAGATGGTAATAGTAAATATGAATCAAACTCTCATGGTGAAAAAACCCAAGAATATATAGTTGTTTATAATGGAAAATTATCTCTAAATATAGATAATATAGATTATGTTTTAACCCCAGGTGATTCAATAGTATTTGATTCTTCAAAACCTCATTCTTACGCAAATTTTAATGATGAAATGATAAGAATGACTATAATTAATTATTATTTATAA
- a CDS encoding MBL fold metallo-hydrolase, with amino-acid sequence MKFKEWSYININFLGGALEVGGSSILVKINNKNILLDAGIRQSASKDSVPNFRAIQNYGGLDAIIISHAHLDHIGCLPIISKEYPEAKIYMNNMTKDLVRVLLYDSLKIMNNRDAEIPLYAEGDVVSTLNRIFTINYEVKFPIFEDIHITFYNAGHIAGASCVYIQSKEGALFYSGDFSVFSQRTVEGTKLPRLRPDVAILESTYGDKLHSNREIEEKALIDIVNECSENNGKMIIPAFALGRAQEVILILKGAINKGSLKKIKIYVDGMVRDVNRVYKNNPLYLRNSLGKKVLRGVEPFYDENIIEVKQTDNRQDILEQKEPVVIISSSGMLTGGPSTFYAEKIAPMENGYIVITGYQDEESPGRKVLELMETDEESDRYLNINGLNIPVKCKVKKIGLSAHSDKNEIKGVIERISARNIILVHGNEEVVRSLGKEISNEFIGRTFTPGCGEEINIDIRNPRKQLEKSFLHIFKRKDKLCEENVGELWKFIHDNYDSRLFTIEELIYLWSGEKSFGIKENLRIDNSFEVEKNNEFQNFKQIIINSVYFENDLKRLFLFKACTEDEVKKALKPKELTMQDLINIIEEKFKGFEYKKISMLEEKREIILNFDFPQGVKASINEIMKEFYNETSWNIKLNEKINNNAADLLIKKLIDPKKIKKISFYPEKFVVQVFLNGKYIGDNKEREIFKEKTGWDLFLVDEETSLNSNIEADKLFFEVKDIEEVEQNIALSMIDKAFEGEEIKPYKKSIKNNGNKKYIELVFISPKIGQKFEEKLGHISKETGWSIAISDKVNQNELFNIAKLLCEKNNIILKKNPSYNPGKMTVVLNVVSGEEGFENAKYEFEKTTGCLLLMQN; translated from the coding sequence TTGAAATTTAAGGAGTGGAGTTATATTAATATAAATTTTTTAGGTGGAGCATTAGAAGTTGGAGGCAGTTCTATTTTAGTTAAAATTAATAATAAAAATATTCTACTGGATGCAGGAATAAGACAAAGTGCAAGTAAAGATAGTGTCCCTAATTTTAGAGCCATACAAAATTATGGCGGTTTAGATGCAATAATTATAAGCCATGCACATTTAGATCATATTGGATGTCTTCCTATCATAAGCAAAGAATATCCAGAAGCTAAAATATATATGAATAATATGACTAAAGATCTGGTAAGAGTTTTATTATATGACAGTTTAAAAATTATGAATAATAGAGATGCTGAAATCCCTTTATATGCAGAAGGTGATGTAGTAAGTACTTTAAACAGGATTTTTACAATAAATTACGAAGTGAAATTTCCTATATTTGAAGATATTCATATAACCTTCTATAATGCAGGTCATATAGCAGGGGCAAGTTGTGTTTATATTCAAAGTAAGGAAGGCGCTTTATTTTATTCGGGTGATTTTTCAGTGTTTTCTCAGAGAACCGTTGAAGGTACAAAGCTGCCCAGATTACGACCAGATGTGGCTATTTTAGAATCTACTTACGGAGATAAACTTCATTCTAATCGTGAAATTGAGGAGAAGGCTTTAATTGATATAGTAAATGAATGTTCAGAAAACAATGGAAAAATGATAATTCCAGCGTTTGCTTTAGGAAGAGCCCAGGAGGTTATATTAATATTAAAGGGTGCCATAAATAAAGGAAGCTTAAAAAAAATTAAAATATATGTAGACGGAATGGTACGGGACGTAAACAGGGTTTATAAAAATAATCCTCTATATCTTAGAAATTCTCTTGGGAAAAAAGTTTTACGTGGAGTGGAACCTTTTTATGATGAAAATATAATTGAAGTTAAACAGACAGATAATAGACAGGATATATTAGAGCAAAAAGAACCTGTAGTCATCATATCAAGTTCAGGAATGCTTACTGGTGGACCAAGTACTTTTTATGCTGAGAAAATAGCACCAATGGAAAATGGATATATTGTAATAACAGGATATCAAGATGAAGAATCACCAGGAAGAAAAGTTTTAGAACTTATGGAAACCGATGAAGAAAGTGATAGATATTTAAATATAAATGGACTTAATATTCCAGTTAAGTGCAAGGTTAAAAAAATAGGGTTATCTGCTCATTCGGATAAAAATGAAATAAAGGGAGTTATAGAAAGAATATCTGCGAGAAATATAATTTTAGTTCATGGAAATGAAGAGGTGGTAAGGAGTCTAGGAAAGGAAATCTCAAACGAGTTCATAGGAAGAACATTTACACCTGGATGTGGAGAAGAAATAAATATAGATATTAGAAATCCTAGAAAACAATTAGAGAAAAGTTTTTTACACATTTTTAAAAGAAAAGATAAGTTATGTGAAGAAAACGTTGGTGAGTTGTGGAAATTTATTCATGATAATTATGATAGCAGACTTTTTACTATCGAAGAACTGATATACTTATGGAGTGGTGAAAAGAGTTTTGGAATCAAAGAAAATTTAAGGATTGATAATTCATTCGAAGTTGAAAAAAATAATGAGTTTCAGAATTTTAAACAGATAATTATAAATAGCGTATATTTTGAAAATGATTTAAAAAGATTGTTTTTATTCAAAGCATGTACAGAGGATGAAGTAAAGAAAGCCTTAAAACCTAAAGAGCTTACTATGCAGGATTTGATAAATATTATAGAAGAAAAATTCAAAGGCTTTGAATATAAAAAAATCAGCATGTTAGAAGAAAAAAGAGAAATCATATTAAATTTTGATTTTCCACAAGGAGTTAAAGCTTCTATTAATGAAATTATGAAAGAATTTTATAATGAAACTAGCTGGAATATAAAATTAAATGAAAAAATTAATAATAATGCAGCTGATTTACTAATAAAGAAGTTGATTGATCCTAAAAAGATTAAAAAGATATCTTTCTATCCGGAAAAGTTTGTGGTTCAGGTATTTTTAAATGGAAAGTATATTGGAGATAACAAGGAAAGAGAAATATTTAAAGAAAAAACAGGATGGGATCTTTTTCTTGTTGATGAGGAAACTTCTTTAAACAGTAACATAGAAGCAGATAAGTTGTTTTTTGAGGTAAAAGATATTGAAGAAGTGGAACAAAATATAGCTTTAAGCATGATTGATAAAGCATTTGAAGGAGAAGAAATAAAACCTTATAAAAAAAGCATAAAAAATAATGGAAATAAAAAGTATATTGAACTTGTATTTATATCGCCTAAAATCGGACAGAAATTTGAAGAGAAATTAGGACACATTTCTAAGGAAACAGGCTGGAGTATTGCAATCTCTGATAAAGTAAATCAAAATGAATTATTTAATATTGCAAAACTCTTATGCGAAAAAAACAATATTATTCTAAAGAAAAATCCATCATATAATCCAGGAAAAATGACTGTCGTATTAAATGTTGTAAGCGGAGAAGAGGGATTTGAAAATGCTAAGTATGAGTTTGAAAAGACTACAGGCTGCCTGCTTTTAATGCAAAATTAA
- a CDS encoding methyl-accepting chemotaxis protein — protein MIDELNIRLNNTAKRKLISKILILIILLICILILINYMYYYGDLVIDIDVTFLLIFSIFVAISGLKKTRELKMLNKTIMGMKSGNFTEIDKKYLKDRSGTGEIGGLLNTMIIRFSKMSEEVKRNSEDIDAQSIGLTYISEDILDLTNSISKSTDIVTDASKNQSKNVSNIVGQLLQFGEYIKEVNNNAINIDELANEIGGKSRNTNEDLKEVSLIIGNLNNNFSSFAEALHVMTEDIKNINEMTELIKNISEQTNLLALNAAIEAARAGEAGQGFSVVASEIRKLAEMSQASSNKIHSIVSNISKNIYIINKGTSVIDNDIIEQNNAVNKTINVFNEISEVINVIIPKVREIVEAFNNVNNEKETILTGIKEIESMSQEIVLTTEEISDKAKELNSMGDEVTGAADNLKKSINSMEFETLV, from the coding sequence ATGATTGATGAACTAAATATTAGATTGAATAATACTGCAAAAAGAAAATTAATAAGTAAGATACTAATCTTGATAATTTTATTAATTTGTATTTTGATTTTAATTAATTATATGTATTATTATGGAGATTTAGTGATAGATATAGATGTTACTTTTTTGTTAATATTTAGTATTTTTGTTGCGATTTCAGGATTAAAGAAGACAAGAGAGTTAAAAATGTTAAATAAAACTATTATGGGAATGAAAAGTGGAAATTTTACAGAGATAGATAAAAAATATTTAAAAGATAGATCAGGGACTGGAGAAATAGGCGGACTGCTAAATACTATGATAATTAGATTTAGTAAAATGTCAGAGGAGGTTAAGAGAAATTCTGAAGATATAGATGCTCAGTCTATTGGGCTGACATATATTTCAGAAGATATTTTAGATTTAACTAATTCTATATCTAAATCCACCGATATAGTTACTGATGCTAGTAAAAATCAAAGCAAAAATGTATCTAATATTGTGGGACAATTATTGCAATTTGGAGAATATATAAAAGAAGTAAATAACAATGCTATAAATATAGATGAATTAGCAAATGAAATTGGTGGAAAATCCAGAAACACAAATGAAGATTTAAAAGAGGTATCTTTAATAATTGGAAATCTTAATAATAATTTTAGTAGTTTCGCTGAAGCTTTGCATGTGATGACAGAGGATATAAAAAACATAAATGAAATGACCGAATTAATAAAAAACATTTCTGAGCAAACTAATCTTTTAGCTTTAAATGCTGCAATTGAAGCTGCTAGAGCAGGAGAAGCTGGTCAGGGATTTAGTGTAGTTGCAAGTGAAATAAGAAAGCTTGCAGAGATGAGCCAAGCTTCTTCAAATAAAATACATAGTATAGTAAGCAACATATCAAAAAATATTTACATAATAAATAAAGGAACATCAGTAATAGATAATGATATAATTGAACAAAACAATGCGGTTAATAAAACCATAAATGTGTTTAATGAAATTTCAGAAGTAATTAATGTCATAATACCTAAAGTACGAGAAATAGTAGAGGCATTTAACAATGTAAATAATGAAAAGGAAACTATATTAACAGGAATTAAAGAAATAGAATCAATGTCTCAAGAAATAGTACTAACTACAGAGGAAATTTCTGATAAGGCTAAGGAGTTGAATTCTATGGGAGATGAAGTAACAGGTGCAGCTGATAATTTAAAAAAGTCTATAAACAGTATGGAATTTGAAACGTTAGTGTAG
- a CDS encoding FeoB-associated Cys-rich membrane protein: MIATIILAGVIFGFVAYVMGKQIKKAKNGESGCGCGCSGCSSASACHGIKIEKK, translated from the coding sequence ATGATAGCAACAATTATATTAGCCGGTGTTATATTTGGTTTTGTGGCATATGTAATGGGAAAACAAATTAAAAAAGCTAAAAATGGAGAAAGTGGATGTGGCTGTGGTTGCTCAGGATGCTCTTCAGCAAGTGCATGCCATGGAATAAAGATTGAGAAAAAATAG
- the feoB gene encoding ferrous iron transport protein B produces the protein MSIKIGLAGNPNCGKTTMFNELTGSSQYVGNWPGVTVEKKGGKLRGYKEVEIVDLPGVYSLSPYTLEEVVTRNFMINDKPDAVINIVDASNIERNLYLTTQILELGIPTVVALNMMDIVEKNGDKIDINKLSKFLGCPVVETSALKKDGIKAAAEKAIEVAKAKKKPAFVLDYSDESRKAFEEIERIIINKIKIENIEKHWLAIKLFERDENVIERLNVSKSILEEVESIIQKYETELDDDSESIVTGDRYGFIGKVVSDAVKKNSKGKENTSDKIDRVVTNRFLGLPIFVIIMFAVYYISVMVGRSGTDWITDTLFGDIIQNNVTNWMVSANVADWMQGLVIDGIINGVGTVLSFIPQIILLFLFLSVLEDCGYMARVAFIMDRIFRKFGLSGKAFIPMLISSGCGVPGIMATRTMENDRDRKMTIMLTTFIPCNAKLPVIALIASAFFNDAQWVAASAYFLGMIMVIIGGIILKKTRLFSGDASPFVMELPQYHIPSAKSVFMHMWDRATAYAKKAGTIILASCIAIWFLQSFNWSLEMVDADNSILASIGNVIAPIFAPLGFGNWQATVSTVTGLIAKENLVGTFGVLFGISDASEADPALVNNISIMFTAAGGFAFMAFNLLCAPCFAAIGAIRREMGNWKWTFITLAFQTGTAYLVALIVNQVGSFLLGTGSLIGAIISIAIAVVVVLILVWTGKRDSKEKLTSNELSYIK, from the coding sequence ATGTCAATAAAAATAGGTTTGGCAGGTAATCCGAACTGCGGAAAGACTACTATGTTTAATGAACTTACAGGTTCATCGCAATATGTTGGTAATTGGCCTGGAGTAACAGTTGAAAAAAAAGGTGGTAAATTAAGAGGATACAAAGAAGTTGAAATTGTTGATTTACCAGGAGTTTATTCATTATCTCCGTATACACTTGAAGAAGTGGTAACACGTAATTTTATGATAAATGATAAACCAGATGCAGTAATTAATATAGTTGATGCATCTAATATTGAGAGAAACTTATATTTAACAACGCAAATATTAGAACTCGGAATTCCAACAGTTGTAGCTCTTAATATGATGGACATAGTAGAAAAGAATGGAGATAAGATAGATATTAATAAGTTATCAAAATTTCTTGGGTGTCCAGTTGTCGAAACTTCAGCATTGAAGAAAGATGGGATTAAGGCAGCAGCTGAAAAAGCAATAGAAGTTGCAAAAGCAAAAAAGAAACCAGCATTTGTGTTAGATTATTCTGATGAATCTAGGAAGGCATTTGAAGAAATTGAAAGAATTATTATAAATAAGATTAAAATTGAAAACATAGAAAAGCACTGGCTTGCAATTAAACTTTTTGAGCGTGATGAAAATGTAATTGAAAGGTTAAATGTTTCAAAAAGCATTTTAGAAGAAGTAGAATCAATAATACAAAAATATGAAACTGAGTTAGATGATGATAGTGAAAGTATAGTAACAGGGGATAGATATGGATTCATAGGAAAAGTAGTTTCTGATGCTGTTAAAAAGAACAGTAAGGGAAAAGAAAACACATCGGATAAAATAGATAGAGTTGTTACTAATAGATTTTTAGGGCTTCCAATTTTTGTTATTATTATGTTTGCAGTATATTATATATCAGTTATGGTGGGAAGAAGTGGAACAGATTGGATAACTGATACATTATTTGGTGATATAATTCAAAATAATGTAACAAACTGGATGGTAAGTGCAAATGTTGCTGACTGGATGCAAGGCCTAGTGATAGATGGAATAATTAATGGTGTTGGAACAGTACTTAGTTTTATTCCACAAATAATACTTTTATTCTTGTTCTTATCAGTCCTTGAAGATTGTGGATATATGGCGCGTGTGGCATTTATAATGGATAGAATTTTCCGTAAGTTTGGTCTTTCAGGAAAAGCTTTCATTCCAATGTTAATTAGTTCAGGTTGTGGAGTTCCTGGTATAATGGCAACTCGTACAATGGAAAATGATAGAGATAGAAAAATGACAATAATGTTAACAACTTTTATTCCTTGTAACGCGAAACTACCTGTTATAGCATTAATTGCATCAGCATTTTTCAATGATGCACAGTGGGTTGCAGCATCAGCGTATTTCTTGGGTATGATAATGGTTATCATTGGCGGTATTATATTGAAGAAAACTAGATTATTTTCAGGAGATGCTTCACCATTTGTTATGGAGCTTCCTCAATATCATATACCAAGTGCAAAAAGTGTTTTTATGCATATGTGGGATAGAGCAACAGCATATGCAAAAAAAGCAGGAACAATCATTCTTGCTTCTTGTATAGCAATATGGTTTTTACAATCCTTTAATTGGTCTTTAGAAATGGTAGATGCAGATAACAGTATTTTAGCAAGCATCGGAAATGTGATAGCTCCTATTTTTGCGCCTCTTGGTTTTGGTAATTGGCAAGCTACAGTTTCAACTGTTACTGGACTTATAGCTAAAGAAAATTTAGTTGGAACTTTTGGAGTTTTATTTGGAATATCAGATGCATCGGAAGCAGATCCAGCGTTAGTTAATAATATTAGTATAATGTTTACAGCAGCAGGTGGATTTGCATTTATGGCATTTAATTTACTTTGCGCTCCTTGCTTTGCAGCAATTGGTGCAATAAGACGTGAAATGGGAAACTGGAAATGGACATTTATAACTCTAGCTTTCCAAACAGGAACTGCTTATCTGGTTGCACTTATTGTTAATCAGGTTGGAAGCTTTTTACTCGGAACTGGAAGCTTGATTGGAGCTATTATTTCAATAGCTATAGCTGTAGTAGTAGTTTTAATTCTAGTTTGGACAGGGAAAAGAGATTCAAAAGAAAAGTTAACCAGCAATGAATTGAGTTATATAAAATAG
- a CDS encoding ferrous iron transport protein A, protein MSTLKEIKCGQTVKVKKVDGLGAVRRRIMDMGVTRGCEVYVRKVAPLGDPIEVTIRGYELSLRKADAEMIIVE, encoded by the coding sequence ATGAGCACATTAAAGGAAATAAAATGTGGACAAACTGTTAAAGTTAAAAAGGTTGATGGCTTAGGAGCAGTCCGTAGACGTATTATGGATATGGGAGTTACAAGAGGTTGCGAAGTATATGTACGTAAGGTGGCTCCACTTGGAGATCCAATAGAAGTAACAATCAGAGGATATGAATTATCACTTAGAAAAGCAGATGCTGAAATGATAATAGTAGAGTGA
- a CDS encoding FeoA family protein has product MPLILATKGNEMNIKRITGNDETKRFLNSLGFVVGETIKIISELGGNLIINVKESRVALDKGMASRIIV; this is encoded by the coding sequence ATGCCATTAATATTAGCCACTAAAGGTAATGAAATGAATATTAAAAGAATTACTGGAAATGATGAGACAAAAAGATTCCTAAATAGCCTGGGTTTTGTTGTTGGAGAAACAATTAAAATTATATCTGAACTTGGAGGAAACCTTATAATAAATGTTAAAGAGAGCAGAGTTGCATTAGATAAAGGCATGGCGAGCAGAATAATAGTTTAG